A genome region from Myripristis murdjan chromosome 16, fMyrMur1.1, whole genome shotgun sequence includes the following:
- the tstd3 gene encoding thiosulfate sulfurtransferase/rhodanese-like domain-containing protein 3: MALRKCWRFPGMVPRLLLTSGALPVSPAPVLRHSLSGFVSSHPGCTYAVSTVLLRSFSSAPPSTDVTYEQLKRLLAARKAAVIDVREPWELREYGFIPGSINVPLGQVSTALQLEPQDFKDKYGGEMPQQTDNIVFTCLAGIRSKTALEAATSLGYKDVQHYPGGWQDWMKNEQG, encoded by the exons ATGGCTCTGAGGAAGTGTTGGAGGTTTCCCGGCATGGTGCCGCGGCTGCTGCTGACCAGCGGCGCCCTTCCAGTGTCACCAGCCCCGGTGTTACGACACTCTCTGTCCGGCTTCGTCAGCTCTCACCCCGGCTGCACAT ATGCGGTCAGCACAGTGTTGCTGCGCAGTTTCAGCTCAGCGCCGCCGAGTACAGATGTGACCTACGAGCAGCTGAAGCGGCTCCTGGCTGCACGCAAGGCTGCAGTAATAGATGTCCGAGAGCCCTGGGAACTCAGAGAGTATGGCTTCATCCCCGGCTCGATAAACGTGCCCT TAGGACAAGTGAGCACAGCCCTCCAGCTGGAGCCACAGGATTTCAAAGATAAGTATGGTGGAGAAATGCCCCAGCAGACAGATAACATCGTCTTCACCTGCCTGGCGGGGATCAGGAGCAAGACAGCACTAGAAGCAGCCACCTCACTGGGATACAAAGA TGTCCAGCATTACCCTGGTGGATGGCAAGACTGGATGAAAAATGAACAGGGATAA